In Rhodopirellula sp. P2, the DNA window GCCCCAACGTCGCCACCACCAGCGCCAAGACTCGGCAACGAATCGTTGCGTGCAAGATCATTCCGCCAATCCCTTTCCAATTCCCAACGACAGCCGCGTTTCACGTTGTGTGATCCCCGACAAACCCCGACCATGAGTCGGCGAGAACCATACTCAGGCCTGTCGCCGCAGGGTTTCTATCGGAAGGGAACCGGGTCCAGGACAAATGGAACTGGACCGGTCATGCGAAATTCACGGCCTTTGACGGCAGTGGTTTCACGCTGGCCGTTTCACGCCAAGCGGTCGGTCGCCACGTGATAGTGTGGGTCTTCGGAAACATTGACCTCGACCAAGTCACCCGCTTGATTCAACAACGAGCGACATTCTTCGCTGAGGTGAGTCAGGTGCAAACGTTTGCCAGCGGCTTGATACTTTTCAGCCAGTCCATTGATGGCTTCCAAGCCCGATTGGTCGTAGACGCGGCTGTAGTAGAAATCGATCACCACGTCGTCAGGGTCTTCAGCAACGTTGAACATTTCTTTGAACGACGACACGGAAGCGAAGAACACAGGGCCGTGCAGCTGATAGATCTTGCTACCGAACTCATTGATTTTGACATCCACACCGATGTGCGTGGCGTGTTGCCAAGCGAAGACCAAGGCCGACACGATGACACCCAAGATCACGGCGGATGCCAAATCGTGCATCAACACGGTGTATCCAGCGACCAGGATCATCACAAACATGTCACTGCGAGGCATGCGGCGAAGCATTTTCAGCGACGCCCATTCGAAGGTGCCGATCACCACCATGAACATCACGCCGACCAAGGCCGCCATCGGAATTTGTTCAATCCAAGGTGCCAAGAACAACACGAACAACAGCAAGCAAATTGCGGCGGTGATTCCCGAAAGGCGACCACGGCCGCCCGAGTTCACGTTGATCAGTGACTGGCCGATCATGGCACAACCACCCATCCCGCCGAACAACCCACACACCATGTTGGCGGTGCCTTGTCCGATGCATTCGCGGTTGCCCTGTCCGCGAGTTTCCGTGATTTCGTCGATCAAGGACAACGTCATCAGAGACTCGATCAGTCCCACGCCGCAGAGCACAATCGCGAATGGGAAGATGATTTTCAGAGTGGTCAGATTGAAAGGAACCATGTCGAATTCCATCCAGAACGGCATCGGCAAACCGCCGCTGATGCCTGATTCGGAGCCAGCCGTGTCTTCCGCAGCGGGATCCGCCGGCGGCATTTCCATGTCTGCCGTCTCGGTTGCTGCGGCGAAGGAATCTTTGATCGAAGGGCTGTCTTGAGCGACAACGGCGCTGATCAATGTGTTGGAACCATCGGCTGCCGTGACCGGATTGAAATGCAGAGCGTGCAAGGCTGCTTCGGCTTCCTCGGCCGCCATCGCTTCGTTGGCGGCTTTGGTTTCAGCTGCGATCGTGTTGGTTCGTAGCATGTCGCCGACGGTGGCGAGCAAATTGTCACCGGTGTCGGTTCGTTGCGATTGGTTCACCGCGACCGCGATCAACGTGATGCTCAGAATCGCTGCCAAAGAGGCAGGAATCGCGGTCGTGACTTTGGGCAGCAACCAAATGATTGCCATCGTCAACGCGACCAATGCCAGCATGGCAAACAACGGCAACCCATTCAGGTACACCAAGGTTCCTGATTCAGAAAGCGTTTTGAAACTGCCCAACTGAGCCATCCCGATGACGATCGCCAATCCATTGACGAACCCCAGCATCACGGGGTGAGGCACCATGCGGATCAGTTTTCCTAACCGCAGCAAGCCAATGATGATTTGCAACACACCGCACAGGATCACGGTTGGGAACAGGTATTCGACGCCGTGATCAGCCACCAGAGCGACAACGACCACCGCCATGGCTCCGGTTGCACCGGAAATCATTCCCGGTCGGCCACCGACGACGGCGGTGATCAACCCGATGAAGAAGGCTGAGTACAAACCGATCAAAGGCGACACACCCGCGACGAACGCAAACGCGATCGCTTCGGGAACCAGCGCGAGAGCGACGGTCAGACCAGAGAGCAGGTCGTTTTTAAAGGAACTGGTTTGTTGGCGGAAAAAGTTCAGCATGTTGGTTTCCGAAGCGGCGACTCATCGGTTCAGTCGCCGGTTCTACGAAGTCGTTACGGATGGAGCTTCCTTAAACGTAGGCCACCGTGAGACAAAAGCTCGACCGAATGAACATTCGGGCCATCAGCAGAAACCCAATCGACTTGCCATTGAGGCAGCGTGGGCGGGTGTTCAAACCCAAGAAGCGACGCAGGTCAGTCCATTGCATTCCCACGCGAAAACCGGACTATAATCCTGTCCTACCTTGGGTCAACGCGAATTCGCTTGACCCGACCTGCCTTGCACCGGCGTCTCCAACCCACCTCGCCGGTCATCCGAAAGAAGGGGCGCATCCTAATGCGTCTCAGGCCCACTTTAACTTCGCCCGAGGTGATTGTTCGCCCCGGTGCCCGCCCCGTCCGCCCCTCCAAATCCACAGAGTTTGATCATGCGGCTCGTTTCAGAATTTTTCGGTTCGTCTTCGTTTCTTCAACGAAACGCCCGGCCATCCAGGTGGATGACGTTGGCCATCGCTGGTTGTTGCCTGCTCGGTGAACCATCCGCTTCGGTGGTGCATGCGGATGAAACGAGCGAGACGGGCTCGAACGTTTCGGTCCAAGTCTTTGACACCAACGCTCCCGGTTGGCGGCAATTGGACGGCGACGACTTCGTGCGGGTCAACGGCGACGATCAAACACTGGTCTGGGAAGGCACGGAGGCTCTTGGCAGCGGCCAGCCGATCGGGGTCACCCGAACCAAATTCGAAGTCAAAAACTTTGAGTTGGTGATTCAGTGGAAGCATCTCAAACCGGCCGGCAACTCCGGCGTGTTCGCTTGGGTGCCCATGTCGGCTTTGCAAGACCTGCCGCCCAACCGTTTGCCCAACACTGGCATCGAGGTCCAGATGCTGGACCTCGACTATGGCCGCAAGTACACCGAATCGAGCGGAAAACCAGCCACTTGGTTCACCAGCCACGGCGACATTTTCGCTGTCGGAAAGTCGTCGATGCAGCCGTTTCCACCGCTGTCGCCCGACGGTCACCGGAGCTTCCCCTCGGCAGAGACCACCCATCCGCACGGCCAGTGGAATCAATATTACGTTCGCGGGATCAACGGGGAGATCCGTCTGTGGGTCAACGGCGTGGAGGTTTCCGGGGGCCGCAGTTGCTCGCCCGATGAAGGCTATTTGTGTCTCGAATCGGAAGGCAGCCCGATTCGATTCCGCGAAATTTGGCTGCGTGAGCTGCCCTGAGCACCGATTTAGAAACCATTCGGGATCAAAAAGGTAGCGGTATTGGGCGCGAGCCCTCCGGTGACACACCGGGCGGCTCGCGCCGCTCCGCTATAACCGAACTTGATTCCGAACGGTTCCTTAACACCAACAATTGTGAGACCGGGCGATATTTCGCTCAACCGAGCTATTTCCGAGCGACGATCAACTGGATTCGGACGCATTCGAAAAATCAGCCCTGGTAAATCTGCTCGTCAGACACTATCCTTCGCGATTCGAAAATACGACCTTCGGGTCAATTCCCAATTCTCCACGAACCTTTTTTCCGCCATGTATGCCATCTTTGTCGACGGTGGACGCCAATACCGAGTCGAACCAGGAATGGAACTCGACGTCGATTACCGTGACATCGCTGCAGGAGAAAACCTGAAATTTGAAACCGTTTTGGCCGTTGGCGCAGAAGACGGTCTCAAATTGGGTGCTCCGACTTTGGACGGTGTTTCGATCAGTGCGTCGGTGTTGGGCATGTCCCAAGACAAAAAGATCTACATTCAAAAGTTCCGTCGTCGCAAACACAGCAAAAAGCGAACCGGACACCGCCAAAAGAACACCCGCATCCGAATTGAAGAAATCGCGGGCGTATGACGCTTTCCTGATCGGCTGGTTCGATGCCCCACCTACGCCTGAATGATTTTGAACTGGGCGCGGTTCTTGGAGTGGGCACGGTCGGCACGGTTTACGACGGGAAAGTTCGCGACGACATCGAAGTCCATCCTGCCGCGGATGAAATTCGCGGCCAGGATTTGGCCATCAAAAAGTTGCACCCGGCCGTCTCCCAAGACGAGCTGATCCAAGCCCGTTTTCGTCGCGAAATGGTGATCTTGGAGCGTTTGCAGCACCCCAACATCATCGGGTACTTCGGGGGCGGTTCCGAAGACGGCCAACTGTTCTACGTGATGGAACGCGTTGACGGCGGAACCATCAAAGACCTGCTGGAAACCAACGGAGCGTTGGCCTGGCCAGTGGTGGTCGATGTGGCTCGGCAAGTTTGCTCGGCACTTCAGTGCGCCCACAACCACGGTGTGATTCACCGTGATCTCAAACCGGGCAATCTGTTTCTCACACGAGACGCACTCGTGAAATTGGGTGACTTCGGGATCGCTCGTGACCTGCATTCGTCGGATCTG includes these proteins:
- a CDS encoding SulP family inorganic anion transporter, which produces MLNFFRQQTSSFKNDLLSGLTVALALVPEAIAFAFVAGVSPLIGLYSAFFIGLITAVVGGRPGMISGATGAMAVVVVALVADHGVEYLFPTVILCGVLQIIIGLLRLGKLIRMVPHPVMLGFVNGLAIVIGMAQLGSFKTLSESGTLVYLNGLPLFAMLALVALTMAIIWLLPKVTTAIPASLAAILSITLIAVAVNQSQRTDTGDNLLATVGDMLRTNTIAAETKAANEAMAAEEAEAALHALHFNPVTAADGSNTLISAVVAQDSPSIKDSFAAATETADMEMPPADPAAEDTAGSESGISGGLPMPFWMEFDMVPFNLTTLKIIFPFAIVLCGVGLIESLMTLSLIDEITETRGQGNRECIGQGTANMVCGLFGGMGGCAMIGQSLINVNSGGRGRLSGITAAICLLLFVLFLAPWIEQIPMAALVGVMFMVVIGTFEWASLKMLRRMPRSDMFVMILVAGYTVLMHDLASAVILGVIVSALVFAWQHATHIGVDVKINEFGSKIYQLHGPVFFASVSSFKEMFNVAEDPDDVVIDFYYSRVYDQSGLEAINGLAEKYQAAGKRLHLTHLSEECRSLLNQAGDLVEVNVSEDPHYHVATDRLA
- a CDS encoding 3-keto-disaccharide hydrolase, which codes for MTLAIAGCCLLGEPSASVVHADETSETGSNVSVQVFDTNAPGWRQLDGDDFVRVNGDDQTLVWEGTEALGSGQPIGVTRTKFEVKNFELVIQWKHLKPAGNSGVFAWVPMSALQDLPPNRLPNTGIEVQMLDLDYGRKYTESSGKPATWFTSHGDIFAVGKSSMQPFPPLSPDGHRSFPSAETTHPHGQWNQYYVRGINGEIRLWVNGVEVSGGRSCSPDEGYLCLESEGSPIRFREIWLRELP
- the rplU gene encoding 50S ribosomal protein L21 encodes the protein MYAIFVDGGRQYRVEPGMELDVDYRDIAAGENLKFETVLAVGAEDGLKLGAPTLDGVSISASVLGMSQDKKIYIQKFRRRKHSKKRTGHRQKNTRIRIEEIAGV